The Setaria italica strain Yugu1 chromosome IX, Setaria_italica_v2.0, whole genome shotgun sequence genome has a window encoding:
- the LOC101780809 gene encoding beta-glucosidase 6 produces MGRTERSGRCRMALLLLAGVSLMLQGCIAQGEGALTRGSFPEGFVFGTASSAYQYEGAVKEDGRGKTTWDTFAHTFGKVADFSNADVAIDHYHRFEEDIQLMADMGMDAYRFSIAWSRILPNGIGQVNQAGIDHYNKLIDALLAKGIEPYVTLYHWDLPQALEDRYNGWLDRQIINDFAAYAEICFKAFGDRVKHWITLNEPHTVAIQGYDDGLQAPGRCSLLLHLYCKAGNSGTEPYIVAHNFILAHATVSDIYRRNYKATQNGELGIAFDVMWFEPMTNTTINIEAAKRGQEFQLGWFADPFFFGDYPASMRSRVGDRLPKFTTDEAALVKGALDFVGINHYTTYYTRHNSTNIIGRLLHNTLADTGTISLPFRNGKAIGDRANSIWLYIVPSGMRSLMNYVKERYNSPPIYITENGMDDGNSPFTSIKDALKDSKRIKYHNDYLTNLAASIKEDGCDVRGYFAWSLLDNWEWTAGYSSRFGLYFVDYKDNLKRYPKSSVQWFKTLLSSS; encoded by the exons ATGGGGAGGACGGAGAGGAGTGGGCGATGCAGGATGGCGTTGCTGCTTCTCGCCGGCGTGTCACTAATGCTGCAAGGATGCATCGCGCAGGGCGAAGGCGCGCTCACGCGGGGGAGCTTCCCCGAGGGATTCGTGTTcggcaccgcctcctccgcttaCCAG TACGAGGGAGCTGTGAAGGAAGATGGGAGAGGGAAGACCACCTGGGACACGTTTGCACACACTTTTG GCAAGGTCGCTGACTTCAGTAACGCTGATGTTGCAATCGATCACTACCACCGTTTCGAG GAGGACATACAGCTCATGGCAGACATGGGGATGGACGCGTATCGGTTTTCGATTGCCTGGTCGAGGATTCTGCCAA ATGGTATTGGCCAAGTCAATCAGGCCGGGATCGACCACTACAACAAACTGATTGACGCACTGCTAGCAAAAG GAATTGAGCCCTATGTAACTCTCTACCACTGGGACCTCCCCCAGGCCCTGGAAGACAGGTACAATGGATGGCTGGACAGGCAGATAAT CAACGATTTTGCTGCCTACGCCGAGATATGCTTCAAGGCTTTCGGAGACCGTGTGAAGCATTGGATCACGCTCAACGAGCCACACACGGTTGCCATCCAGGGCTATGACGATGGGCTTCAAGCGCCAGGGCGCTGTTCCTTGCTGCTCCATCTGTACTGCAAGGCAGGGAATTCAGGCACCGAGCCCTACATTGTCGCTCACAACTTCATCTTAGCTCATGCGACGGTTTCAGACATTTACAGAAGGAATTACAAG GCTACTCAGAATGGGGAACTTGGGATAGCATTTGACGTCATGTGGTTCGAACCAATGACGAATACTACAATTAATATTGAGGCTGCCAAAAGAGGGCAAGAGTTTCAGCTAGGATG GTTTGCGGATCCGTTCTTCTTCGGCGATTACCCAGCTTCGATGAGATCACGGGTTGGTGACAGGCTCCCCAAGTTCACAACAGATGAGGCTGCCCTTGTGAAGGGAGCGCTGGACTTTGTGGGCATAAACCACTACACCACTTACTACACCAGGCATAACAGCACTAACATCATTGGGCGCCTGCTACATAACACTTTGGCAGACACGGGAACCATCAGCCTCC CATTCAGGAACGGGAAAGCGATTGGTGACAGG GCCAATTCGATATGGTTGTACATTGTGCCCAGCGGGATGAGGAGCCTGATGAACTACGTCAAGGAAAGGTACAACAGCCCACCAATCTACATAACCGAAAATG GGATGGATGACGGCAACAGCCCTTTCACCTCCATCAAGGACGCGCTCAAGGACAGCAAGAGGATCAAGTACCACAACGACTACCTCACCAACCTTGCTGCCTCCATAAA GGAGGACGGATGCGACGTGCGTGGGTACTTCGCGTGGTCGCTGCTGGACAACTGGGAGTGGACGGCCGGGTACTCCTCGAGATTCGGGCTCTACTTCGTGGACTACAAGGACAACCTCAAGAGATACCCCAAGAGCTCGGTGCAGTGGTTCAAGACCCTGCTGAGCTCCAGCTGA
- the LOC101779998 gene encoding beta-glucosidase 6 — protein MGRIKPGGRRTSTLPLPVLLLVVVGVSLQGRCIAQGVGGGGLTRGSFPKGFVFGTAAAAYQYEGAVKVDGRGQTIWDTFAHTFGKISDFSNADVAVDQYHRFQEDVQLMADMGMDAYRFSIAWSRIFPNGTGQVNQAGIDHYNKVINALLSKGIQPYVTLYHWDLPQALEDRYNGWLDRQIVNDFAAYAETCFKAFGDRVKHWITINEPHTVAVQGYDAGLHAPGRCSVLLHLYCKSGNSGTEPYIVAHNFILAHATVSDIYRRKYKATQNGQLGIAFDVIWYEPMTNSTIDIEATKRAQEFQLGWFADPFFFGDYPATMRTRVAERLPKFTAEEAALVKGALDFVGINHYTTFYTRHNDTNIIGVLLNDTLADTGTISLPFDKNGKPIGDRANSIWLYIVPSGMRKLMNYVKERYNSPPVYITENGMDDSNNPFTSIKDALKDSKRIKYHNDYLTNLAASIKEDGCDVRGYFAWSLLDNWEWAAGYTSRFGLYFVDYRDNLKRYPKNSVQWFKSLLSSS, from the exons ATGGGGAGGATAAAGCCGGGTGGGCGACGCACGTCgacgctgccgctgccggtgctgctgctcgtcgtcgtcggcgtgtCTCTGCAAGGGCGGTGCATTGCGCAGGGCGTCGGGGGAGGAGGGCTCACGCGGGGGAGCTTCCCCAAGGGGTTCGTcttcggcaccgccgccgccgcctaccag TACGAGGGAGCCGTGAAGGTGGATGGCAGAGGGCAGACGATCTGGGACACGTTTGCTCACACTTTCG GCAAGATTTCCGACTTCAGCAATGCCGACGTTGCAGTCGATCAGTACCACCGTTTC CAGGAGGATGTACAGCTCATGGCAGACATGGGAATGGATGCTTACCGGTTTTCGATTGCCTGGTCGAGGATTTTTCCAA ATGGTACCGGCCAAGTCAATCAGGCTGGCATCGATCACTACAACAAAGTGATCAATGCACTACTATCCAAAG GAATTCAGCCCTATGTAACGCTCTACCACTGGGACCTCCCACAGGCCCTGGAAGACAGGTACAACGGATGGCTGGACAGGCAGATAGT TAATGATTTTGCGGCCTATGCTGAGACATGCTTCAAGGCATTTGGGGATCGTGTGAAGCACTGGATCACGATCAACGAGCCCCACACCGTTGCCGTTCAGGGCTATGACGCCGGGCTTCACGCGCCAGGGCGTTGTTCAGTGCTGCTCCATCTGTACTGCAAGTCGGGGAATTCAGGCACTGAGCCCTACATTGTTGCTCACAACTTCATCTTAGCTCATGCCACCGTTTCAGACATTTACAGAAGGAAATACAAG GCTACTCAGAATGGCCAGCTTGGGATTGCATTTGACGTCATCTGGTATGAACCGATGACAAATAGCACAATTGACATTGAAGCTACCAAGAGGGCACAAGAGTTTCAGTTAGGATG GTTCGCGGATCCGTTCTTCTTCGGCGATTACCCGGCGACGATGAGAACGCGGGTTGCAGAAAGACTTCCCAAGTTCACGGCAGAGGAGGCTGCCCTTGTCAAGGGGGCTCTGGACTTTGTGGGCATAAACCACTACACCACTTTCTACACGAGGCATAACGATACCAATATCATTGGAGTACTGCTGAATGATACCTTGGCCGACACTGGAACCATCAGCCTTC CATTCGACAAGAACGGGAAGCCGATTGGAGATAGG GCCAATTCGATATGGCTGTACATCGTACCCAGCGGGATGAGGAAGCTGATGAACTATGTCAAGGAGAGGTACAATAGCCCACCAGTTTACATCACTGAAAACG GGATGGATGACAGCAACAACCCTTTCACTTCCATCAAGGACGCCCTCAAGGACAGCAAGAGGATCAAGTACCACAACGACTACCTCACCAACCTTGCTGCCTCCATAAA GGAGGACGGGTGCGACGTGCGTGGGTACTTCGCGTGGTCGCTGCTGGACAACTGGGAGTGGGCCGCCGGATACACCTCGAGATTCGGGCTCTACTTCGTGGACTACAGGGACAACCTCAAGAGATACCCCAAGAACTCGGTGCAGTGGTTCAAGTCCCTTCTCAGCTCCAGCTGA